The following is a genomic window from Chionomys nivalis chromosome 24, mChiNiv1.1, whole genome shotgun sequence.
GGGGTCTCACAAAGAACCCTGAagacattttgtttctctttttacagaagaagaaggaggaggaggaggagggggaggaggaggaggaggaggaggaggaggaggaggaggaggaggaggaggagagaagaagaagaagaagaagaagaagaagaagaagaagaagaagaagaagaagaagaagaagaagaagaagaagaaaagaaaattgaatttcaAACCGGCAAcagaaagcttttgtaaaatatGACATTTGAAATTCATTTTACTGTTAGTGTTTCTGTAGACACCTatagcaaagagaaaataaatgcactctGTCTTACATGGCCTCTGCAGTTCTAACGGGCAAGGCAGCTTGAAGGGAAACTATGGACTCTTGTTCACAGCAAGGAACATCTCCCAACCTTCCGATGGcactttctttaattctttaattttttttaattctccacCTTTAACTCTTCTGTGCCTCTTTTGGAAAAGTGCAAGTGGTACACATTACCAGGGACATTAATTACGAAGGGAGGGAACAGGAGTCCCAATAGCTGTTCCCAATGGGAGTCTTAAGGATACCTGCAGGAAGCCACCTGCAGGCACCCGGGGACATTGGGCggtttctcctgtctcctcccgctgAAGTACGCTCTGGAGAAGCTAGCTAGCTCCTATCTCCACGCAGAAGATCCGCGGCGCTAGTAGATCTGGTCCAAGGGTCCAGGCGCTCCTGGGGAGCCACGGAGGCCAGGCGAACCGCAGCTGAGCTGGGGACCCGGGGGCGAGCGCTCGGAGCCTTTCCAGGAGAAACGCAGCGCACAGCGCCCGGGCGGTGCCCAGCATGGAGTGGGAGCTGAATCTGCTGCTCTACCTGGCGCTcttcttcttcctgctcttcctcctgttcctcctgctCTTCGTGGTCATCAAGCAGCTGAAGAACTCGGTGGCCAACACAGCCGGGACGCTGCAGCCCGGGCGCCTGTCACTGCACCGGGAACCGTGGGGTTTTAATAACGAGCAAGCGGTGTGACCCAGCGCTGAGCTGGTCTCAGCTCCGCGGGGATTCAGGTACACCCCTCGGGAGTGGCGGCAGGGGGACACACTCTTTGCACCTCCCGGGTCTCCGGACCCGCTCCAGGGCAGGGGACCGCAGCGACAAGAGTCTGGCCAGGGAGCAGAGTTCTTCTAGCACAAGCCTGATGCCAGGAGGGGAGACTCAGGGTTAGAGGTCAGTTTGGGGGCGAGAATGGTATGCACACCTGTGAACTCTTCTTTGCAGACCAACTGCATTTGTGCAAAAGTCTATTATTCAGTCAACTCAGCTCAGCCACTTCCAACAAAATTAATTATCTAAATGACTGAAGGGTGTGAGCTTTGCTTTGAGGGGCGTTTCAGTGTGCACGGGAGAAATGATTCAGGGACCTGTTGGGGGTAGGAGGTTTCCTCCTACTTTTGATTGCTACTCCTAGTTTAACCTGCGGGGTGGTCGAAGGTGGGTTTAGACCCTGGGACATCAGAGGGTAAATATGAGAATGATTCTCTGGGAAATGACCTTTGGACGCGGCCTGGAGGGCAGGCAAAAGGGGCTGCTTTGTAGAGGGTCCAGCTAGCAGAAAAAGCTGTGTGAAGGGAGAGGCCTGCCCGCGGTTAATTTATCAAACCTCTTGGAAAAGGCTGACCATCAGGAGTAAAACCCACCTGTGCTCCCTAAACAAGGTCAGACAATGTTAGTTTGGGAAATTGTTTCATTCATCATATCCGATCGCTTTTCTTAGAACTACGTCATCCGGACCCAGGCTGGTACCCTTGACTGGTGGCACAAACTCCGATCACAGCCCTGCAAAGCTGGACAGTAGCTGGTGGAAATCTTCTCGAGAAAGGTATGTTGGGGCCTCTCACTCAGGTTGAGTGTTTCCAGATCCAGGGCCTATCAAAGAGAAGGGGGTCGGGATGCaagaggcaggaacctggaaatgGAGGGGTTTCTGCTCTGAATCAGAGAGCTTCTTCCAGAATCAAGAACTCAAGGTGATGTCTTGTAGGAATTGTGGAAATGATGGGGCTtgtgggaattagaaaaagaagcCAGGAGGATTTGCAAATTTGCTAgctactcccccccccctttgaaAACAGTACTAAGGTGCAAATATAATTTGTCTTCAGTAGGGAAAGTTTGGGACACACTATGCCATGGAAACActaattttacacacacacacaaacacacacacacacagtctatggAGAGTTAAAACCCACATCATCATGTTTTGCCAAGGCTGATAATACAGAAACTACACAGAAGGGAATGGTTGGTAATTTAAACGAAAGTGGAAACAGTCCCATCTAGGGGAGTAACTACCAGAAACGATTTTGGTTGGAGACAATAAGTTGATTTCCTATATATTCTAAGTCATCCTGACATAATAAAGCTAATCTTAAATAAAGACAATGGTTTGTTTTAGCTATTATTTCTCGGGTAAATTCTTATCTCCTTGTCACATCTTTATCAGAGATATAGTGAGGCTTGATTTCGGTTTCCAGTCTGAATTGCAAACTCAGCAGCCATGAATCTGCATTGTGATTTGAACAATAGTCCTCTAATTAGCTTATCTCTACGCAGTGATGTTTTGTTACAAGGCTGCGTGGTTATCATGAACATGGACAACGAACGAGGGAGTGACTAATGAgcaattatatttgtttataaggGCAGAAAATAATCATTTCATACTTTGTAAATAATCAGGATATAAATTACTTTTAACCACCAGCTTGGCTCCTTGGCTTTGTAATCCTTTCATCCTCCTGGAAGTCCCGGGTTCCTGGGGTCCAAGAGTGTAATTCACCCCAACCTTTCACTGACTGGAGAGGACAGAAAAGTTGGGCATCTCGGTATTAGGCTAATCTCCGCAGTTTTACAGGCAGGTTGCTAAGCAAGGAGTGGCTGCCTTTCCACAGGGCGATTCTGTCACCGCTGCACTAATTTGTCTGTTACTATGTTCTCATTTATGTGGCCCCGCCCAGGATATTTATTCTTCTCACCTGGCTTTTACCTGGAACTTATTTCTAGAACACAGGAATGAAGATTCCTCACATCTGCCCTCAGAATGTGTTGGTGACATCTTTGCCCTGCCCTCTGGTTAGTAATTCCACCTTTGATAATTCCACAACTGTGAACGAAttgccttttctattttttttttatccaatcaCCATTTTCCAAGACCCAGCACAAAACTGATCTTCCACAGCAGagatgctttttgtttatttgttctccGGAGGCAGAGTCTCGATATATAGCCtgggcttgctgtgtagcctgaGTTAGCCtgggcttgctgtgtagcctgaGTTAGCCTGGACTTGCTTTGGGTGccagattgaccttgaatttgtcattctgcctctgcctcccagctctggTATTACAGGAGTGTGCCGCTAAGCTTGGCTCAAAAAACTACATTTGAG
Proteins encoded in this region:
- the Smim43 gene encoding small integral membrane protein 43, whose protein sequence is MEWELNLLLYLALFFFLLFLLFLLLFVVIKQLKNSVANTAGTLQPGRLSLHREPWGFNNEQAV